A genome region from Triticum aestivum cultivar Chinese Spring chromosome 2B, IWGSC CS RefSeq v2.1, whole genome shotgun sequence includes the following:
- the LOC123040839 gene encoding tau-cadinol synthase: protein MAASLKPTPAILLSSPCSSPAYSSRLPLQPSPRPRSPHVQASPATEATPTSRIEHETRGTYNHVASAGVAATPKTLSSYEPSLWGDYFLSYEPKPLQRSEKWMIARADKLKEDINMLFESCKCTVERITLLDSVQRLGIDHHFKKQVDIALSQIIEDEFTSSSLHHVALRFGLLREHGLWVSSDAFNKFKNEDRSFRKDITNDPKGLLSLYNTAHLLVHSEPSLEEAISFARHHLELMRDSLKSPLAEQVQRALHVPLPRTLKRVETLHYISEYKHEEWHNPTLLELAKLDFNLLQHVHLKELKYLTKWWRDLYKCVGLNYARDRLVEGYIWCYAIYHEKEFAFSRIFLTKQLMLISLMDDTYDAHATIEECRQLNAAIQRWDERATSLLPNYLKRFYTELLRIFKDATTEVAICDTYHVAYVRKAFQDLSAYYLQEVEWLHQNHKPSFKDHLSLSAMSIGSPTLCVGLMVGMGDPITREAFEWAAGYPNVAITCGKIARLMDDIAAFTGGKAKGDMASSTECYMVEHRVTSEVAISKILSLLEDEWKTLNQAQFEHHSHLPVVQRIINFANSMLVFYAGKDAYTFSINLKETVESLFVKPIPM, encoded by the exons ATGGCAGCGAGTTTGAAGCCAACGCCGGCAATCCTACTCAGCAGCCCCTGCTCGTCACCTGCCTACTCCTCTCGTCTCCCTCTCCAACCGTCTCCCCGGCCCCGCTCTCCCCATGTCCAAGCATCACCTGCCACGGAAGCTACACCGACCTCTAGAATTGAGCACGAAACAAGAGGTACATACAACCATGTGGCCTCTGCTGGCGTTGCCGCTACTCCGAAGACGCTGTCCAGCTATGAGCCCTCTCTGTGGGGCGACTACTTCCTCAGCTACGAGCCAAAACCACTGCAG AGGTCAGAAAAATGGATGATTGCAAGAGCTGATAAATTAAAGGAGGACATCAACATGTTGTTTGAGAGCTGCAAGTGCACCGTGGAAAGAATAACCTTGTTGGACAGTGTCCAACGTCTCGGAATAGATCATCACTTTAAGAAACAGGTTGATATCGCGTTAAGTCAAATTATCGAGGATGAATTCACTAGCTCTAGCCTCCATCACGTCGCCCTCCGGTTTGGCTTGCTTCGAGAACATGGCCTTTGGGTATCTTCAG ATGCTTTCAACAAATTTAAGAATGAAGATCGGAGCTTTAGGAAAGATATTACCAACGACCCGAAGGGACTTTTATCTCTATACAACACAGCCCATCTTCTCGTTCATAGTGAGCCATCATTGGAAGAAGCTATCTCTTTTGCAAGGCATCATCTTGAATTGATGAGGGACAGTCTCAAGTCTCCTTTAGCCGAGCAAGTTCAGCGTGCCCTTCACGTACCATTGCCAAGGACGTTGAAAAGGGTGGAAACATTGCATTATATCTCTGAGTACAAGCACGAGGAATGGCATAACCCTACTCTATTGGAGCTTGCAAAGCTGGATTTTAACCTTCTACAACATGTACACTTGAAGGAACTCAAATATCTCACTAA GTGGTGGCGTGATCTGTACAAGTGTGTCGGGCTAAACTATGCTCGGGACCGCCTGGTGGAGGGTTACATTTGGTGCTATGCGATATACCATGAGAAAGAATTTGCGTTCTCGAGAATATTTCTTACCAAGCAATTGATGCTTATTTCCCTAATGGATGACACATATGATGCCCATGCCACCATCGAGGAATGTCGACAACTAAATGCGGCCATACAAAG ATGGGATGAGAGGGCCACTTCTCTTCTACCCAACTACCTTAAAAGGTTTTATACTGAACTATTGAGGATATTTAAAGATGCCACGACTGAAGTGGCAATTTGTGACACTTACCATGTTGCCTATGTCCGAAAAGCG TTTCAAGATTTGTCCGCTTATTATCTCCAAGAAGTTGAATGGTTACACCAGAATCACAAGCCAAGCTTTAAAGATCACTTGAGTTTATCAGCCATGTCCATAGGATCACCAACGCTATGTGTAGGTTTGATGGTTGGCATGGGAGATCCAATAACAAGGGAAGCGTTTGAGTGGGCAGCTGGTTACCCAAATGTCGCCATAACGTGCGGGAAGATAGCACGTCTAATGGATGACATTGCCGCATTCACA GGCGGGAAGGCCAAGGGGGATATGGCAAGCTCTACAGAGTGTTACATGGTTGAGCATAGGGTCACAAGTGAGGTTGCCATTTCCAAGATCCTATCACTGCTAGAAGATGAATGGAAAACTCTAAATCAAGCTCAATTCGAACATCACTCACACCTCCCAGTGGTGCAGCGGATTATTAACTTTGCCAATAGCATGCTAGTGTTCTATGCTGGGAAAGATGCATATACCTTCAGCATAAATCTTAAGGAGACTGTTGAGAGCCTTTTTGTGAAACCCATTCCCATGTAG